From a single Ignavibacteria bacterium genomic region:
- a CDS encoding AAA family ATPase: MNKSLPLLTSHFPSLIERNAWYVDKTMFIPLLEKQNSPAIFFLRPRRFGKSLFLSVLDHYYGKQYDEDFDRLFGNLFIGKPENVTPLRNEFLILKFDFSAIDTGDSALIRESFNAKVKIGFNDFNSHYNFLTKEEMEEILEDLLVSGKISESLTLQYNFEKEFTKADAVSLLFYIGLLTIEDHFAGLITFRIPNYVVKQLYNKVG, translated from the coding sequence ATGAACAAGAGTCTCCCGTTGCTTACATCTCATTTTCCTTCGCTTATTGAGCGGAATGCCTGGTATGTTGACAAGACAATGTTCATTCCTCTTCTCGAAAAACAGAATTCCCCTGCGATATTTTTTCTCAGACCACGACGGTTTGGGAAATCCCTGTTCCTTTCTGTGCTGGATCATTACTATGGCAAACAATATGATGAAGATTTTGACAGACTTTTCGGCAACCTGTTTATTGGGAAACCGGAGAATGTAACTCCTCTTCGAAACGAATTCCTCATACTGAAATTTGATTTTTCGGCAATTGATACGGGTGACAGTGCACTGATCCGAGAGTCGTTTAATGCGAAAGTAAAGATCGGGTTCAACGATTTTAACTCTCATTATAACTTTCTCACAAAAGAGGAAATGGAGGAAATTTTGGAGGATTTACTTGTCTCCGGGAAGATTTCCGAGAGTCTGACACTTCAATACAATTTCGAAAAAGAGTTCACAAAAGCTGATGCTGTATCACTTTTGTTTTATATTGGACTTTTAACCATCGAAGATCATTTTGCCGGATTGATCACTTTCCGCATTCCTAACTATGTCGTAAAGCAGTTGTACAATAAGGTGGGGTAA
- a CDS encoding amidohydrolase yields MLKPVELRHKLHSLPELMYQEFETTKTLVENIGEIPGIVIHRPLETGLVVEYTVNNGDYLLFRADIDALPIVEETGLPFASTNNLMHACGHDVHTSILYRFLLEVVAKKVDRNIIFLFQPAEEGGGGALKMLESGVFDQFNISKAFALHVTDDYDRGTIASTPGVLFASANEIVLEFHGRQAHVAFPENGIHAFDGLMAYLSRAKKLIEPKKDTMLFGYGKIQSGTARNIIPAHAIAECTIRALNIDDSWWFIDQLKSLSKEIEKETGVRTEVIHGDPYLEVVVDKSLYHKCTPALSKDFTVIDCGSKMTGEDFGFISKKYPSFMFWLGTSTGERHGLHTPKFFPPDETIEDGFKAFWRILEGE; encoded by the coding sequence ATGCTAAAACCTGTCGAACTTAGACATAAACTCCACAGCCTCCCTGAACTTATGTATCAGGAGTTTGAAACCACGAAAACCCTGGTTGAAAACATCGGAGAAATTCCGGGAATCGTTATCCATCGCCCTCTTGAAACAGGACTTGTGGTTGAATATACTGTAAACAATGGTGATTATCTCCTTTTCCGTGCTGATATTGATGCCCTTCCGATAGTTGAAGAGACGGGACTCCCGTTCGCTTCAACAAACAATCTGATGCACGCCTGCGGACACGATGTGCACACCTCAATCCTCTACCGTTTTCTGCTTGAAGTGGTGGCAAAGAAAGTGGATCGCAATATCATTTTTCTCTTTCAACCTGCCGAAGAAGGTGGTGGCGGAGCACTTAAAATGCTTGAATCGGGTGTTTTCGATCAATTCAACATTTCAAAAGCCTTTGCGCTTCATGTTACTGATGATTATGACAGAGGCACCATAGCTTCAACTCCCGGTGTACTTTTTGCCTCAGCCAACGAAATTGTACTCGAGTTTCACGGCAGACAGGCGCATGTTGCCTTTCCCGAAAACGGGATTCACGCCTTTGATGGTCTGATGGCTTACCTTTCCCGTGCAAAAAAACTGATTGAACCCAAAAAAGACACCATGCTCTTCGGATACGGGAAAATTCAGTCGGGAACAGCACGGAATATCATCCCTGCTCATGCAATCGCTGAATGCACCATAAGAGCTTTGAATATTGATGACTCCTGGTGGTTTATCGACCAACTCAAATCCCTCTCGAAAGAGATCGAAAAAGAGACGGGAGTAAGAACAGAAGTCATCCATGGTGATCCCTATCTTGAAGTAGTGGTTGACAAATCATTATACCATAAATGCACCCCCGCCCTGTCAAAAGATTTCACCGTCATCGACTGCGGCAGCAAAATGACCGGTGAAGATTTCGGCTTCATCTCAAAAAAATATCCCTCCTTCATGTTTTGGCTCGGCACTTCCACCGGTGAAAGACACGGACTCCACACCCCCAAATTCTTCCCCCCGGATGAAACAATAGAAGACGGCTTTAAAGCTTTTTGGAGGATACTGGAGGGGGAGTAA
- a CDS encoding aspartate kinase, with protein sequence MGTTLVVQKFGGSSVADAQKILGVAARIAKRVDSGFKLIIVVSAMGKSTDGLIKLAREVSPDPDPREYDMLLSTGEQVSVSLVSMALKDLGVKSKSLNAFQAGIKTTKSHTQAKILHFDTNFINEQLKEYDVLVVTGFQGVTEDWEITTLGRGGSDTSAVALASALGVDCEIYSDVAGIYTTDPKLHPNAKKLKQVSYDEMLEMASLGAKVLHSRSVEIAKKFNINLYCGSTFSDEEGSYVVNEDILIEEPVVTGCSVTENETQVIIKKLPVDYSIVQNLFEKVAAEGLNVDMISMINTGDELVVSFTVISEKVKDLDAAITRSLSGIDTHVVEYHSDYLKLSVVGIGMKSEGGVAATFFRALKNIPVKLVTTSEIKISCLIDKQFKEEAVKNIVNAFNL encoded by the coding sequence ATGGGCACCACACTTGTCGTTCAGAAATTTGGCGGAAGTTCCGTCGCTGATGCACAAAAGATCCTTGGTGTTGCTGCCCGGATAGCAAAACGGGTGGATTCCGGATTTAAGCTGATTATTGTTGTCTCGGCAATGGGAAAAAGCACCGATGGCCTGATAAAACTTGCCAGGGAAGTTTCGCCCGATCCCGATCCGAGAGAGTATGACATGCTGCTTAGCACGGGTGAACAGGTTTCGGTCTCTCTTGTCTCGATGGCTCTTAAAGATCTTGGTGTAAAGAGTAAATCGCTCAATGCTTTTCAGGCAGGGATAAAAACCACAAAAAGCCATACTCAGGCGAAAATCCTCCACTTCGATACAAACTTCATCAATGAACAATTGAAGGAATACGATGTTCTGGTTGTGACCGGTTTTCAGGGTGTCACAGAGGACTGGGAGATTACAACCCTGGGAAGAGGTGGATCAGACACTTCCGCTGTCGCTCTTGCTTCCGCTCTCGGTGTTGATTGTGAGATTTACAGTGATGTGGCGGGAATCTACACAACCGATCCGAAACTGCACCCCAATGCCAAAAAACTAAAGCAGGTCTCATATGACGAGATGCTCGAAATGGCTTCACTTGGCGCAAAGGTTCTGCACAGCCGCTCGGTGGAAATCGCAAAAAAATTCAATATTAATCTCTATTGTGGTTCAACCTTTTCAGATGAGGAAGGAAGTTATGTCGTGAACGAAGATATTTTAATTGAAGAACCCGTGGTCACAGGTTGCAGTGTGACTGAGAACGAAACTCAGGTAATTATAAAAAAACTCCCTGTAGACTACTCAATCGTGCAAAACCTCTTCGAAAAGGTTGCTGCGGAGGGATTGAATGTCGATATGATTTCGATGATCAACACCGGAGACGAACTGGTTGTTTCCTTTACTGTCATTTCGGAAAAAGTAAAAGACCTCGACGCTGCCATCACCCGTTCTCTCTCTGGTATCGATACACATGTGGTCGAGTATCATTCAGACTATTTGAAACTCTCTGTTGTGGGGATCGGGATGAAATCCGAGGGAGGTGTCGCCGCTACATTTTTCCGCGCACTAAAAAACATACCCGTAAAGCTTGTCACAACTTCCGAGATAAAAATTTCATGCCTGATCGACAAGCAATTCAAAGAGGAAGCTGTAAAAAACATCGTTAACGCATTCAACCTGTAA
- the dapD gene encoding 2,3,4,5-tetrahydropyridine-2,6-dicarboxylate N-acetyltransferase has protein sequence MDSYEIIDFIAKATKKTPVKAYLAGNLAGIDFSGLEFYGDHKWGVLFCEHSELVALLKTHKEKFSHYRIENDRRHSAVPLLDLTKVNSRIEPGAIIRDKVDIGNNCVIMMGAVINIGAVIGDRTMIDMNVVVGGRAVVGKDCHIGAGTVLAGVIEPPNAEPVVIGDKVVIGANAVVLEGIKVGEGAVVAAGAIVVSDVEPYTVVAGVPARVIKKVDEKTKSKTIIMDSLRSL, from the coding sequence ATGGACTCTTACGAAATAATCGATTTTATAGCCAAAGCCACAAAAAAAACGCCCGTGAAGGCTTATCTTGCGGGTAATCTCGCGGGAATCGACTTCTCAGGTCTGGAGTTTTATGGCGATCACAAATGGGGAGTGCTCTTCTGTGAGCACTCCGAACTTGTTGCCCTGCTCAAAACCCACAAGGAGAAATTTTCACACTACCGGATTGAAAACGACAGAAGACACTCGGCAGTACCACTTCTCGATCTTACGAAAGTGAATTCCAGAATTGAACCGGGTGCCATTATCCGCGACAAAGTTGATATCGGCAACAATTGCGTTATTATGATGGGAGCGGTGATCAACATTGGAGCCGTAATTGGTGACCGGACAATGATCGACATGAATGTGGTAGTTGGCGGTCGGGCAGTAGTGGGAAAAGACTGTCACATTGGTGCCGGAACTGTCCTCGCAGGTGTCATCGAACCCCCGAATGCAGAACCAGTAGTAATCGGTGATAAAGTGGTTATCGGTGCCAATGCTGTTGTGCTTGAAGGAATAAAAGTTGGCGAAGGTGCTGTGGTTGCCGCAGGTGCAATTGTTGTCTCTGATGTGGAGCCTTATACGGTTGTCGCCGGCGTTCCGGCTCGGGTAATCAAAAAAGTTGACGAAAAGACAAAGTCGAAAACCATAATAATGGATTCCCTGAGGAGTCTATAG